Proteins from a single region of Noviherbaspirillum saxi:
- a CDS encoding cold-shock protein yields the protein MSIQTGTVKWFNDAKGFGFITPDNGGADLFAHFQDIKGNGFKSLAENQRVSFERGTGPKGEKASNISPI from the coding sequence ATGAGTATTCAAACTGGCACAGTAAAGTGGTTCAATGACGCCAAGGGTTTTGGCTTTATTACCCCGGACAACGGTGGCGCCGACCTGTTCGCCCACTTTCAGGACATCAAAGGAAACGGCTTCAAAAGCCTGGCAGAAAACCAGCGCGTCTCCTTCGAACGCGGTACCGGCCCGAAAGGCGAGAAGGCAAGCAATATCAGCCCCATTTAA
- a CDS encoding aconitase family protein, producing the protein MTKLSFSGRILFLSADPELVTAQLSGRDLTLDEAGALRNDVSTDEITPIPVLAYYDERLGRYPYVGFKAGETLPISRDAVMNGGFCVTVAGKRFGKGSSREHSPVAERTAGIRLVIAESFERIYRQNADNVGLFTSTDFGLLDRIRRGEAIDMEELVASRDKVAAAILRSGGLLRYGQQRMRKVEVATAAHDSSSAQTLAQKILARHLIRTEDTDGTLLAGNGGFVRADWRFIHEYYTGMCTHMLHATFGKPVTLHDPQSILAFEDHLSYSHRSPAHLNNGLLSDVRNLSNAHRAFVSDYQVRSHGYLEGLDGMEGGSHGISHAMMAELYALPGQVVVGTDSHTPHSGAVGCVAFGVGTTDMANSMVTGAVRLTVPESLRIDFAGKMQAGVTAKDLVLHLLADDRIKAGAGVGKIFEFTGPVIAGLSTDERATLTNMTAELGGFTGIVAPDEETVRFLRERRGIDFRLEPWMRSDEGAHYADTIRIDCDKIVPMVAAPGDPGNGIALEKLSERVKFDIAYGGSCTAGKREDFDHYHEVLQWAAENGLRVPPNVKLYLQFGTSAVRDYCIERGYLKAFEEVGAEMLQPACGACANCGPGSSTDAGQVTISAINRNFPGRSGPGKVWLASPPTVAASAIAGELVSFAELRKRFPN; encoded by the coding sequence ATGACAAAACTTTCGTTTTCCGGACGCATACTTTTCCTGAGCGCAGATCCTGAACTGGTTACAGCACAGCTGAGCGGTCGGGATCTGACGCTGGATGAAGCCGGGGCGCTACGCAATGATGTGTCCACCGATGAGATAACGCCCATCCCGGTGCTTGCCTACTACGACGAGCGGCTCGGCCGCTATCCCTATGTCGGATTCAAGGCCGGCGAAACCTTGCCGATCAGCAGGGATGCCGTGATGAATGGCGGGTTTTGCGTCACGGTTGCGGGCAAGCGTTTCGGCAAGGGCTCGTCGCGTGAGCACAGTCCGGTAGCCGAACGCACGGCTGGCATCCGTCTCGTGATTGCAGAAAGCTTCGAGCGCATCTATCGCCAAAACGCCGACAACGTTGGATTGTTCACATCCACCGATTTTGGACTGCTCGACCGTATACGACGCGGAGAAGCAATCGATATGGAAGAACTGGTTGCCTCACGCGATAAGGTCGCGGCAGCGATCTTGCGCAGCGGCGGATTGTTACGTTACGGCCAGCAACGGATGCGCAAGGTCGAAGTCGCTACGGCCGCTCATGACAGCAGTTCTGCGCAAACCCTGGCGCAAAAGATTCTCGCACGCCACCTGATCCGTACTGAAGATACCGACGGCACGCTGCTGGCGGGCAATGGTGGTTTTGTACGGGCGGACTGGCGCTTCATTCATGAGTACTACACCGGCATGTGCACTCACATGCTGCATGCGACATTCGGCAAACCGGTGACGCTGCATGATCCGCAATCGATCCTCGCATTCGAGGACCATCTCTCTTATTCGCATCGCAGCCCCGCACATTTGAATAACGGGTTGCTCAGTGACGTGCGCAATCTCTCCAACGCGCATCGCGCTTTCGTCAGCGATTATCAGGTGCGCAGCCATGGATATCTGGAAGGGCTGGACGGAATGGAAGGCGGGTCGCACGGAATATCGCATGCAATGATGGCCGAACTGTATGCCCTGCCCGGCCAAGTCGTGGTCGGTACCGATTCCCATACGCCGCATAGCGGCGCGGTCGGGTGCGTCGCATTCGGCGTAGGCACCACCGACATGGCAAACAGCATGGTGACGGGCGCCGTGCGGCTAACCGTACCGGAATCCTTGCGTATCGATTTTGCAGGGAAAATGCAAGCCGGCGTCACCGCCAAGGACTTGGTGCTTCATCTGCTCGCCGATGACAGGATCAAGGCTGGGGCGGGTGTCGGCAAGATATTTGAGTTCACCGGTCCGGTGATCGCAGGCTTGTCGACCGACGAGCGTGCGACATTGACCAACATGACTGCAGAGCTGGGCGGGTTTACCGGTATCGTCGCACCGGATGAAGAAACGGTACGCTTTCTGCGCGAGCGCCGTGGTATCGATTTCAGGCTTGAGCCATGGATGCGCAGCGACGAAGGCGCTCACTATGCGGATACCATCCGGATCGACTGCGACAAGATCGTTCCCATGGTCGCTGCGCCTGGCGATCCGGGGAACGGCATAGCGCTCGAAAAATTGAGCGAACGCGTCAAGTTCGACATTGCATATGGCGGCTCTTGCACTGCAGGCAAGCGCGAAGACTTTGACCACTATCACGAGGTGCTGCAATGGGCAGCGGAAAACGGTTTGCGCGTGCCGCCGAACGTGAAGTTGTATCTGCAGTTCGGTACCAGCGCGGTTCGGGATTACTGTATTGAACGCGGATACCTGAAGGCGTTTGAAGAAGTCGGTGCCGAAATGCTCCAACCCGCATGCGGTGCGTGCGCCAACTGCGGTCCCGGATCGTCGACCGATGCGGGGCAAGTCACCATCAGCGCGATCAACCGCAATTTTCCCGGCCGCTCCGGCCCCGGAAAGGTATGGCTGGCAAGCCCTCCCACCGTGGCCGCGAGCGCCATTGCCGGCGAGCTTGTGTCTTTTGCCGAACTGCGCAAACGCTTTCCCAACTAA
- a CDS encoding ParA family protein, with the protein MMENQGVSLSQVSMHDLDDLASTAADVLAQVRDAMVEPHPRKVAPTFSSAAIADLCGVDKTQVKYLAQKHNLPNGQKIEGSKAKEYSLEDAIAWVMTIGKRPSRPEDKSGKVISVCNYKGGVAKTSTTVAIAQALTLRGLKVLVIDCDGQGTATQLIGISPEQDVEIEQTIMPYIHGDEPDLRYAVQSSYWHNLSVIPASSGLLAAEFAIPAKAMSQRGFRFWEMLKTGIAPLRKDFDLILIDTSPSLSHLTVNAMIAADGLLMPCPPDALDFASSVQFWGIFSELVDGLPDAKEKRYDFISIIYTKVQANEISRLVKTWMKQAYGTHINGIEIPDSTAARTASAQLKTIYDLSKPDGSAEAYRRYKDPLDRLADYVLDQLALGWRQ; encoded by the coding sequence ATGATGGAAAACCAAGGGGTAAGCCTTTCGCAAGTCAGCATGCATGACTTGGACGATTTGGCGAGCACTGCTGCGGATGTCCTTGCGCAAGTCCGCGATGCTATGGTCGAGCCGCATCCGCGCAAAGTTGCACCGACCTTCAGTAGTGCGGCGATCGCCGACCTATGCGGAGTCGATAAAACGCAAGTGAAGTACCTTGCTCAAAAACATAACCTGCCGAATGGCCAAAAGATCGAAGGTTCGAAAGCCAAAGAATACAGCCTTGAAGATGCGATCGCATGGGTCATGACAATCGGCAAACGCCCTTCCCGTCCCGAAGATAAATCCGGCAAGGTGATTTCGGTCTGCAATTACAAGGGCGGCGTGGCAAAGACCAGCACCACCGTTGCAATTGCTCAGGCATTGACGCTGCGCGGATTGAAAGTATTAGTCATCGATTGCGATGGACAGGGAACAGCAACGCAACTGATTGGCATTAGTCCGGAGCAGGATGTCGAGATTGAACAAACCATCATGCCGTATATCCATGGCGACGAACCGGATCTGCGCTATGCCGTGCAATCGAGTTATTGGCATAACCTGTCCGTCATTCCGGCATCCAGCGGATTGCTCGCTGCCGAGTTTGCTATTCCAGCCAAGGCCATGTCGCAACGCGGCTTCCGATTCTGGGAAATGCTCAAAACAGGTATAGCGCCACTCCGCAAGGATTTCGATCTTATCCTGATCGATACCTCTCCGAGCTTATCTCATCTCACGGTGAATGCGATGATCGCCGCAGACGGCCTGTTGATGCCCTGCCCGCCCGACGCCCTGGATTTTGCTTCCAGCGTCCAGTTCTGGGGAATTTTCTCCGAGCTGGTGGATGGATTGCCCGACGCAAAAGAAAAGCGCTACGACTTCATATCGATCATTTACACAAAGGTGCAGGCAAACGAGATTTCTCGCCTGGTTAAAACCTGGATGAAACAAGCCTATGGCACACATATCAATGGCATAGAAATTCCGGACAGTACCGCGGCACGAACCGCATCGGCGCAATTGAAAACCATCTATGACCTCAGCAAGCCGGATGGCAGTGCGGAAGCATATCGACGCTACAAGGATCCTTTGGACCGACTCGCCGATTATGTTCTTGACCAACTCGCTCTCGGCTGGAGGCAATAA
- a CDS encoding ParB/RepB/Spo0J family partition protein: MSIYDKLGAKTAGIKARTVDKPTEKTPRTAPGMFLNAAQRIDAAETKVEELEARLKEAEAAAVGRELSLDALHEVAGRRRKLTEQQYNELKENLRQNPLVTPVTVRKREEGGFEIVSGNNRVAVFRELGRTHIPAVLLESDDDQAEINAFYANLIQPDLPPFEKYLGFKKILSKHPQLTHTQIASAAGVSRSFVSQLMAFDELPEEAIAILLEKPGAIGANAAQDLAVLAKKGKSEKVIEAIAKAASGELDQAQAVRYAALDSAVKRMVIKSEPVRIRSGKTTYCDLRRANNVLRLQFQSAEEASAAQEMIQDVLEKLAAENRVG, encoded by the coding sequence ATGAGTATCTACGATAAGCTCGGCGCAAAAACCGCTGGAATCAAGGCACGGACCGTCGACAAGCCGACCGAAAAAACGCCGCGTACCGCTCCCGGCATGTTCCTGAACGCTGCGCAACGCATTGATGCAGCGGAAACCAAGGTCGAAGAACTCGAAGCGCGGTTGAAAGAAGCGGAAGCCGCCGCAGTTGGCCGGGAGCTTTCGCTCGATGCCTTGCATGAAGTTGCTGGCCGGCGCCGGAAGCTGACCGAACAGCAATATAACGAACTCAAAGAAAATCTTCGACAAAATCCTTTGGTCACTCCGGTAACAGTCCGGAAAAGAGAAGAGGGCGGTTTTGAAATTGTTTCCGGTAATAATCGCGTCGCCGTATTCCGCGAACTGGGACGTACGCATATCCCAGCCGTACTGTTGGAAAGCGACGATGACCAGGCTGAGATCAATGCATTCTATGCAAACCTGATTCAGCCCGATCTCCCGCCATTCGAAAAGTACCTCGGATTTAAAAAAATCTTGAGTAAGCACCCCCAGTTGACACATACCCAAATCGCTAGCGCCGCTGGAGTCTCGCGTTCATTCGTGTCGCAGTTGATGGCATTTGATGAGTTGCCGGAGGAAGCTATTGCAATCCTTTTGGAAAAGCCCGGTGCGATAGGGGCGAATGCGGCACAGGATCTTGCTGTGCTGGCAAAAAAAGGCAAGAGTGAAAAAGTTATAGAAGCGATCGCAAAAGCAGCATCCGGCGAATTGGACCAAGCGCAAGCAGTGCGCTATGCAGCACTAGATAGTGCAGTAAAGAGGATGGTTATCAAGTCCGAGCCGGTCAGAATTCGGAGCGGAAAGACTACCTATTGCGACCTGCGTCGTGCGAATAATGTGTTGCGGCTGCAGTTTCAAAGTGCAGAGGAAGCAAGTGCTGCGCAAGAGATGATCCAGGACGTACTTGAGAAGCTCGCCGCTGAAAATAGGGTTGGTTAG
- a CDS encoding zinc-binding dehydrogenase has product MEQIGKAVVWREKNQPVVVERVVVEAPRRGEVMIKLAACGVCHSDLSATNGTIPFTPPVILGHEGAGRVVAVGEGVDEYKVGDHVLSSFVSMCGKCRYCQTGRPQLCDQAARTTTTLPDRTVRTRDLAGHALSVFSGCGVMAEYATLHVDNVVKVDATVPLEKAALIGCGVMTGVGAAINTAKVTPGSTAVVFGCGGVGLNAIQGCAIAGATMIIAIDTSDAKLDMARQFGATHSVNATGVDNIVKAINALTRGGADYAFECVGSGDIAAQAYGCLGKGGTAVVVGVAPLTDRTSIKTASLTFGEKTLTGSYFGSARPREDFPRLLRLYHTHQLKLDELITRTYTIDEAPQAFADLSAGRNARGVIVFPSQ; this is encoded by the coding sequence ATGGAGCAAATTGGCAAGGCCGTGGTCTGGCGTGAAAAAAATCAACCGGTGGTCGTCGAGCGAGTGGTGGTCGAAGCACCGCGGCGTGGTGAAGTCATGATCAAGCTCGCGGCATGCGGTGTGTGTCACAGCGACTTGTCCGCAACCAATGGCACAATCCCTTTTACTCCCCCCGTCATCCTTGGGCATGAAGGCGCCGGCAGAGTGGTTGCGGTCGGCGAAGGCGTTGATGAATACAAGGTGGGCGATCACGTCCTCAGTTCTTTTGTCAGCATGTGCGGCAAGTGCCGCTATTGCCAGACCGGGCGTCCACAGCTGTGCGACCAGGCCGCCAGGACCACAACGACGCTGCCTGACAGGACTGTACGCACCCGTGACCTTGCGGGCCATGCGCTGAGCGTGTTTTCGGGATGCGGCGTGATGGCGGAATACGCGACACTCCATGTCGACAATGTCGTCAAGGTCGATGCCACCGTTCCATTGGAAAAGGCTGCCTTGATTGGATGCGGCGTCATGACGGGGGTCGGTGCAGCGATCAACACTGCCAAGGTCACCCCTGGTTCGACTGCGGTAGTGTTTGGCTGTGGCGGCGTTGGCCTGAATGCGATTCAAGGGTGTGCGATCGCCGGTGCGACAATGATTATCGCGATAGACACCTCGGATGCCAAGCTTGACATGGCCAGGCAGTTTGGCGCCACACATAGTGTGAATGCGACTGGTGTCGATAATATCGTCAAGGCGATCAATGCGCTCACCCGTGGCGGAGCCGATTATGCATTCGAATGCGTCGGCTCGGGCGACATCGCGGCGCAAGCATATGGCTGTCTCGGCAAGGGAGGGACGGCGGTCGTGGTGGGCGTTGCGCCGTTGACGGATCGGACATCGATCAAGACTGCGTCGCTGACCTTCGGTGAAAAGACTTTAACCGGAAGCTATTTCGGATCGGCCCGGCCAAGAGAAGACTTCCCTCGCCTGCTGCGGTTGTACCACACGCACCAGCTCAAGCTGGACGAACTCATTACCCGCACTTACACCATTGATGAAGCGCCACAGGCATTCGCCGACCTGAGCGCCGGACGTAATGCGCGTGGCGTCATTGTTTTTCCATCGCAGTAA
- a CDS encoding replication initiation protein produces the protein MTVKKKSGKSAAPPNANLKEFRKTNEAIGLRVSEGRLSLLSRKIFNVMVYHAQRIRNKGENAPIETEAAKNYYWIPLAELARDAAYDSRDTELFKEQVQELQNIRIFSEDAIQWTSERLVSSVKLVNPRGLKKQGGMLWFGFAFPPEVESMVMAPGSYTKLSVYYQALLRSGASLALYEICRRYATNPSKVTNRADWEWWYGALTGNPVTEAIPEYKYFKRDVLKYAISEINMVTDINVELIEHKQGRRVASLQFRVVPAQQESLALSAPPVIDGILVQRMMALGLSQDDACNILATTEDGKLRATLDLTESRIQNPKAAKIGSPAGYFKQALRDGYASNTDIARKTIEKAEQKPSIEASIEAIKERYFVERAKDAFAMYHELEEEEQEQWLSRFQDSDSAKGINLSRGLATTSARTAFSMWFAREQWNDPTDSDLLRFAAAGSMRPK, from the coding sequence ATGACTGTTAAAAAAAAATCCGGAAAATCGGCAGCGCCTCCGAACGCCAACCTGAAAGAGTTCCGCAAGACGAATGAAGCGATCGGCTTGCGCGTGTCCGAAGGCCGTTTGTCTCTGTTGTCGAGGAAGATCTTCAATGTCATGGTGTATCACGCGCAGCGCATCCGGAATAAGGGGGAGAATGCGCCGATCGAGACGGAAGCCGCAAAAAACTACTATTGGATTCCATTGGCTGAACTCGCACGCGACGCAGCATACGACAGCAGGGATACCGAACTCTTCAAGGAACAGGTGCAGGAATTGCAGAACATCCGGATCTTTTCCGAAGACGCGATTCAATGGACCAGCGAACGACTGGTTTCATCTGTAAAGCTGGTCAACCCCAGAGGGCTCAAGAAGCAGGGCGGGATGTTATGGTTCGGATTTGCCTTTCCTCCGGAAGTCGAAAGCATGGTGATGGCACCAGGTTCCTATACCAAGCTGTCGGTGTACTATCAGGCGCTATTGCGCAGCGGCGCCAGCCTCGCCCTATATGAGATTTGCCGTCGTTATGCGACCAATCCCTCTAAGGTTACCAACCGGGCCGACTGGGAATGGTGGTACGGCGCACTGACTGGTAATCCGGTGACTGAAGCGATCCCGGAATACAAGTACTTCAAGCGCGATGTGCTCAAGTATGCGATCAGCGAAATCAACATGGTGACCGATATCAATGTCGAATTGATCGAACATAAGCAGGGCAGAAGGGTCGCCAGCCTGCAATTCCGTGTCGTTCCCGCCCAGCAGGAATCGCTGGCCTTGTCTGCACCGCCGGTCATCGACGGCATACTGGTTCAGCGCATGATGGCGCTGGGCTTGTCACAGGATGATGCGTGCAACATCCTCGCCACAACCGAGGATGGCAAGCTCAGGGCAACGCTGGACCTGACCGAGAGCCGCATACAGAATCCGAAAGCCGCCAAAATTGGTTCGCCCGCCGGTTACTTCAAGCAGGCACTGCGCGATGGCTATGCATCCAATACCGATATTGCGCGAAAGACGATCGAGAAAGCCGAACAAAAGCCGAGTATCGAAGCCTCCATCGAAGCGATCAAGGAACGTTACTTCGTCGAACGCGCCAAGGATGCGTTCGCGATGTACCACGAACTCGAAGAAGAAGAGCAGGAACAATGGCTGTCGCGCTTTCAGGATAGCGACAGTGCCAAAGGCATCAATCTCAGCCGAGGTCTGGCGACAACCAGCGCACGCACCGCGTTCAGCATGTGGTTTGCGCGGGAACAATGGAATGACCCGACTGATTCCGACCTGTTGCGTTTCGCTGCGGCCGGCAGCATGCGACCCAAGTAA
- a CDS encoding LysR family transcriptional regulator — protein MDNLLRKLDLTSLRLFVAVCQERNIARAAEREFIAPSAVSRRIADIEALIGLPVIQRQSRGIVVTPVGETLLRHALTVIGTIESLGAELSQYCSGAKGNVRIVANLASIVQFLPEDIAAFQRLFPDVNIDIEEHNSVEVLRVLEERGADFGICNAIEGLEHFERLHYRTDRLSLMIPHGHALAGATQIHFASLMQENFVGLRSPSALTILLAREAKKLGADLNIKIRVSSLDALCRMVHAGLGVAIVPHQVGELYLNTLNVQLIPLADVWATRELVVVFKELGQLSATAHTLVNFLAQNG, from the coding sequence ATGGACAATCTTCTTAGAAAGCTCGACCTCACCTCGCTTCGTTTGTTCGTCGCGGTATGTCAGGAACGGAATATCGCCCGCGCTGCCGAACGCGAGTTCATTGCACCGTCTGCGGTAAGCCGCCGTATCGCGGATATAGAGGCGCTCATCGGCCTGCCAGTGATTCAGAGACAGTCGCGTGGCATCGTAGTTACTCCGGTCGGAGAGACATTGCTGCGGCATGCGCTTACCGTGATTGGGACCATCGAATCCCTCGGCGCAGAACTGTCTCAGTATTGTTCGGGGGCAAAGGGCAACGTGCGCATCGTTGCCAATCTGGCCTCGATTGTGCAGTTCCTGCCTGAAGATATCGCTGCCTTTCAGCGCCTTTTCCCCGATGTGAATATCGACATTGAAGAACACAACAGCGTCGAAGTGCTGCGCGTGCTTGAGGAACGAGGCGCCGATTTCGGTATCTGCAATGCGATCGAAGGCCTTGAACACTTTGAGCGCCTGCATTACCGCACCGACCGCCTGTCGCTCATGATTCCGCATGGACACGCACTGGCGGGGGCGACACAGATACATTTCGCAAGCCTGATGCAGGAAAATTTTGTCGGATTGCGTAGCCCGAGTGCCCTGACGATTTTGCTGGCCAGGGAAGCGAAAAAGCTGGGAGCAGACTTGAACATCAAGATCCGCGTCAGCAGCCTCGATGCGCTTTGTCGCATGGTGCACGCCGGGCTGGGTGTAGCCATAGTCCCGCACCAGGTCGGCGAGCTTTACCTGAACACCTTGAATGTGCAACTGATTCCACTCGCCGATGTCTGGGCAACGCGCGAGCTGGTCGTCGTGTTCAAGGAATTGGGTCAATTGAGCGCAACAGCACATACACTGGTGAACTTCCTTGCGCAAAACGGCTAA
- a CDS encoding polysaccharide deacetylase family protein — MRYGLNGTYAILTATASIGCNNSVFGDPLPGANKICEYAATSPAPAPTPSPGTDCNAIIDRCFDLTAPQITRYKGNKDAAASYTFDDGYTSSDKIAAIFESFGVRATFYIVASTVQDLTGWTFWKDLANKGHEIGNHSMTHAIEMADPSLSDQTLNSEINGAQQMIEQQLGIRPLSFAFPWHQYTSKALAMANTSHLAVRKLDMGESAYAFAFFDQDHSSSLSAALTEANNQLANMVSAGGWLVAGGHGVDGDGWSPVTSQFLRDHLTYASQFSSKLWIDTYVNVARYRLCRPQVTPAITSASSRQAIVQLGGSYNASVCMTPLTVGIPVKETLKGQVRARNAAGTAIPATISNGKLVFDMRPGETVTVEVAP; from the coding sequence GTGCGTTATGGTCTCAACGGTACCTATGCGATCTTGACGGCCACCGCATCGATCGGCTGTAACAATAGCGTGTTCGGCGACCCGCTGCCGGGCGCCAACAAGATATGCGAGTATGCGGCGACATCGCCAGCCCCCGCACCGACCCCCTCGCCGGGTACCGATTGCAATGCAATCATCGATCGCTGTTTCGATCTGACTGCGCCGCAGATAACGCGCTACAAGGGTAATAAGGATGCGGCCGCATCGTACACCTTCGACGATGGCTATACTTCGAGCGACAAGATTGCTGCGATATTCGAAAGCTTCGGCGTACGCGCGACCTTTTACATTGTCGCGAGCACCGTTCAGGATCTTACCGGCTGGACATTCTGGAAAGACCTGGCGAACAAAGGCCACGAGATCGGCAATCACTCGATGACACATGCCATTGAGATGGCGGACCCTAGCTTAAGTGATCAAACCCTGAATTCCGAAATCAATGGTGCGCAGCAAATGATCGAACAGCAGCTCGGTATCCGCCCATTAAGCTTTGCATTTCCCTGGCACCAGTACACCAGCAAAGCGCTCGCGATGGCCAATACCAGTCATCTTGCGGTGCGCAAGCTTGATATGGGGGAAAGCGCTTATGCCTTCGCATTTTTTGACCAGGACCACAGCTCCAGTTTGTCCGCAGCGCTAACCGAGGCGAACAATCAGCTGGCCAATATGGTGAGCGCCGGCGGATGGCTGGTCGCTGGCGGGCACGGCGTCGACGGCGACGGGTGGAGTCCGGTGACGTCGCAATTCCTTCGTGACCATCTTACTTATGCAAGCCAATTCTCTTCCAAACTCTGGATCGACACTTATGTGAACGTTGCGCGATACCGGTTGTGCCGCCCCCAGGTGACGCCTGCAATTACGTCGGCTTCATCGCGTCAAGCGATCGTTCAACTTGGCGGAAGCTATAACGCCTCGGTATGCATGACCCCGCTAACCGTTGGCATACCTGTGAAAGAAACGCTGAAAGGACAAGTTCGCGCGCGCAATGCGGCAGGCACCGCGATTCCCGCAACGATTTCAAACGGCAAACTAGTGTTCGACATGCGTCCTGGTGAAACGGTGACCGTCGAAGTCGCGCCGTAG
- a CDS encoding tripartite tricarboxylate transporter substrate binding protein, whose amino-acid sequence MTIQSPRRRSTIALLAATLALPTLSLSAQGLGDKPIRLIVPLTAGSTVDAVARVMANQYAKTAGRAVMVENLVGAGGVTGTTQLVRAPKDGSTFGMVSSNHVINPSIYKSVPFDAITDITPISVIGTVPLVLVAHPSLPAKDLKELLALAKAKPGELNYGSAGNGSSLHLAGEMLKAEAAIDIRHVPYRGTGPLTNDLLGGQVQLGFVSVTAVAAHVKAGKLRAIGLSTAKRSAVLPDVPTLAEQGLVNYSFDSWIAVIGPAGLPASVVDKLHSDTKTALSTKEAQEALSAQGIMLIGSSPEAATQFFKTELEKHAKLVKQSGARLE is encoded by the coding sequence ATGACTATCCAATCGCCCAGGCGCCGTAGCACGATCGCCCTGCTCGCAGCTACACTCGCGTTGCCCACCCTCTCCCTTTCGGCGCAAGGACTGGGCGACAAACCCATCCGTCTGATCGTGCCGCTGACGGCGGGCTCGACCGTCGATGCGGTTGCACGGGTCATGGCCAACCAGTACGCAAAAACCGCAGGACGTGCGGTGATGGTGGAAAACCTGGTAGGCGCAGGTGGCGTCACCGGTACCACACAGTTGGTACGCGCACCGAAGGATGGCTCGACATTCGGCATGGTATCGTCCAATCACGTAATCAATCCCAGTATCTACAAATCAGTCCCGTTCGATGCCATCACGGACATTACGCCGATCTCGGTGATCGGCACGGTACCGCTGGTGCTGGTGGCGCACCCTTCGTTGCCGGCCAAGGACTTGAAGGAACTGCTTGCGTTGGCAAAAGCCAAGCCGGGTGAATTGAACTATGGATCGGCGGGAAACGGCAGCTCCCTGCATCTGGCCGGAGAAATGTTGAAAGCGGAGGCCGCCATTGATATCAGGCATGTGCCGTACCGCGGAACCGGACCACTAACCAACGATCTTCTCGGCGGGCAAGTACAGCTGGGTTTCGTCTCGGTGACTGCAGTCGCGGCGCATGTCAAAGCGGGGAAATTGCGCGCCATTGGCCTTTCGACCGCGAAGCGATCGGCCGTGCTGCCCGATGTGCCTACACTTGCGGAACAAGGCCTGGTCAACTACAGCTTCGATTCCTGGATTGCCGTGATCGGCCCGGCCGGATTGCCGGCTAGCGTCGTTGACAAGCTTCACAGCGACACCAAAACAGCCCTGTCGACAAAAGAGGCTCAGGAAGCGTTGTCGGCACAGGGAATCATGTTGATCGGTAGCTCACCGGAGGCAGCCACCCAATTCTTCAAGACCGAACTCGAAAAGCATGCAAAGCTCGTCAAGCAGTCCGGCGCACGTCTGGAGTAG